From a single Pseudomonas serboccidentalis genomic region:
- the phoU gene encoding phosphate signaling complex protein PhoU translates to MISKEGLTHHISAQFNAELEEVRSHLLAMGGLVEKQVNDAVTALIEADSGLAQQVREIDDQINQMERNIDEECLRILARRQPAASDLRLIISISKSVIDLERIGDEATKIARRAIQLCEEGEAPRGYVEVRHIGDQVRNMVRDALDAFARFDADLALSVAQYDKVIDREYKTALRELATYMMEDPRSISRVLSIIWVLRSLERIGDHARNISELVIYLVRGTDVRHLGLKRMKEEVQGTSGETANVPGDADDK, encoded by the coding sequence ATGATTAGTAAAGAAGGCCTTACCCACCATATCTCCGCGCAGTTCAATGCCGAGCTCGAGGAAGTGCGCAGCCACCTCCTGGCCATGGGCGGGCTGGTCGAGAAGCAGGTCAACGACGCGGTCACCGCGCTGATCGAGGCCGACTCGGGCCTTGCCCAGCAGGTGCGCGAGATCGACGACCAGATCAACCAGATGGAACGCAACATCGACGAAGAATGCCTGCGCATTCTCGCCCGTCGTCAGCCGGCGGCGTCCGACCTGCGGCTGATCATCAGCATCTCCAAGTCGGTGATCGACCTGGAGCGCATCGGTGACGAAGCGACCAAGATCGCCCGTCGCGCCATTCAGCTGTGCGAAGAAGGTGAGGCGCCGCGCGGTTACGTCGAAGTGCGTCACATCGGCGATCAGGTGCGCAACATGGTCCGTGATGCGCTGGACGCGTTTGCTCGCTTCGACGCCGATCTGGCGCTGTCGGTGGCGCAATACGACAAAGTCATCGACCGCGAATACAAGACCGCCCTGCGTGAGCTGGCGACCTACATGATGGAAGACCCGCGCTCTATCTCGCGGGTTCTGAGCATCATCTGGGTCCTGCGTTCGCTGGAGCGGATCGGCGACCACGCGCGCAACATCTCGGAACTGGTGATCTACCTGGTGCGCGGCACCGACGTGCGTCACCTGGGCCTCAAGCGCATGAAAGAAGAAGTTCAAGGTACAAGCGGCGAAACCGCTAATGTTCCGGGCGATGCTGACGATAAGTAA
- the pstB gene encoding phosphate ABC transporter ATP-binding protein PstB: MQHETHTHGINMSALGRDKQSLSLEQETVAIEVPGLSLFYGEKQALFDVSMNIPKQRVTAFIGPSGCGKSTLLRTFNRMNDLVDGCRVEGAINLYGNNIYRKGEDVAELRRRVGMVFQKPNPFPKTIYENVVYGLRIQGINKKRILDEAVEWALKGAALWDEVKDRLHDSALGLSGGQQQRLVIARTIAVEPEVLLLDEPCSALDPISTLKVEELIYELKSKFTIVIVTHNMQQAARVSDYTAFMYMGKLVEFGDTDTLFTNPAKKQTEDYITGRYG, from the coding sequence ATGCAGCACGAAACACATACCCACGGCATCAACATGTCAGCCCTGGGTCGCGATAAACAGAGCCTGAGCCTTGAGCAGGAAACCGTCGCCATCGAAGTCCCGGGCCTGAGTCTGTTCTACGGTGAGAAGCAGGCGCTGTTCGACGTCAGCATGAACATCCCGAAACAGCGCGTGACCGCCTTCATCGGCCCGTCCGGCTGTGGCAAGTCCACGCTGCTGCGTACCTTCAACCGCATGAACGACCTGGTTGACGGCTGCCGTGTCGAGGGCGCGATCAACCTCTACGGCAACAACATCTATCGCAAGGGCGAAGACGTTGCCGAGCTGCGTCGTCGCGTCGGCATGGTGTTCCAGAAGCCGAACCCGTTCCCCAAGACCATCTATGAAAACGTGGTTTACGGTCTGCGCATCCAGGGCATCAACAAGAAGCGCATCCTCGACGAAGCCGTCGAGTGGGCGTTGAAAGGCGCGGCGTTGTGGGACGAAGTGAAGGATCGTCTGCATGACTCGGCACTCGGTCTGTCCGGTGGTCAGCAGCAGCGTCTGGTGATCGCCCGCACCATCGCGGTTGAGCCGGAAGTGTTGCTGCTCGACGAACCGTGCTCGGCCCTTGACCCGATCTCGACCCTGAAAGTCGAAGAGCTGATCTACGAGCTGAAGTCCAAGTTCACCATCGTCATCGTGACCCACAACATGCAGCAGGCCGCGCGGGTTTCCGACTACACGGCGTTCATGTACATGGGCAAACTGGTGGAATTCGGCGACACCGACACCCTGTTCACCAATCCGGCGAAGAAGCAGACCGAAGACTACATCACCGGTCGTTACGGCTAA
- the pstA gene encoding phosphate ABC transporter permease PstA codes for MKQNSLNGWFKSGAPGVWISGGAVSIAVIMTIGLLAVIAVRGLGHFWPADLIHANYDVPGQANHLVIGEVVQKEEVPRARLKSAGLPVPDQGPEFMTRELIKVGNRDLNGNDFTWIVGEWLTNQTRPPELMAIERREWGNFYGYLVNVKQDGKVIAEGEAAWPELQARIDRVNKLAAQLKSLEKTDIGAINSGLERIRLHGRKLELDGKLDATAQADMDSERAELNARYQDVEARLSDLHAQFNRDALTARDANGKEIEISLGKVVHAYQPNAMGTMTKIGFYFSKVWEFLSDDPREANTEGGIFPAIFGTVMMTLIMAMIVTPFGVLAAVYLREYAKQNALTRIIRIAVNNLAGVPAIVYGVFGLGFFVYVLGGSVDRLFFPEALPAPTFGTPGLLWASLTLALLAVPVVIVATEEGLARIPRTVREGSLALGATKAETLWKIVLPMASPAMMTGMILAVARAAGEVAPLMLVGVVKLAPSLPLDGNYPYLHLDQKIMHLGFHIYDVGFQSPNVEAARPLVYATALLLVLVIATLNLSAVWIRNHLREKYKALDS; via the coding sequence GTGAAACAGAACTCCCTGAATGGATGGTTCAAGAGCGGCGCCCCGGGCGTCTGGATCAGCGGTGGCGCGGTGTCCATCGCGGTCATCATGACCATTGGCCTGCTGGCGGTGATCGCCGTGCGCGGCCTGGGTCACTTCTGGCCGGCGGATCTGATCCACGCCAACTACGACGTACCGGGCCAGGCCAATCACCTGGTCATCGGCGAAGTGGTGCAGAAAGAAGAAGTGCCCCGCGCCCGCCTGAAAAGCGCTGGCCTGCCGGTGCCCGATCAGGGCCCGGAATTCATGACCCGCGAGCTGATCAAGGTCGGCAACCGTGACTTGAATGGCAACGACTTCACCTGGATCGTCGGCGAGTGGCTGACCAACCAGACCAGGCCGCCAGAGTTGATGGCGATCGAGCGTCGCGAGTGGGGCAACTTCTACGGCTACCTGGTCAACGTCAAACAGGACGGCAAGGTCATCGCCGAGGGCGAGGCTGCGTGGCCAGAGCTGCAAGCGCGGATCGACCGCGTGAACAAGCTCGCCGCGCAGCTCAAGTCCCTGGAGAAGACCGACATCGGTGCGATCAACTCCGGTCTGGAACGCATCCGTCTGCACGGCCGCAAACTGGAACTGGATGGCAAGCTCGACGCCACCGCGCAAGCGGATATGGACTCCGAGCGTGCCGAGCTGAACGCGCGTTATCAGGACGTCGAAGCACGTCTGAGCGATCTGCATGCGCAGTTCAACCGCGACGCCCTGACGGCTCGCGATGCCAACGGCAAAGAAATCGAAATCAGCCTGGGCAAAGTGGTTCACGCTTACCAGCCGAATGCCATGGGCACGATGACCAAGATCGGTTTCTACTTCAGCAAGGTCTGGGAGTTCCTGTCCGACGACCCGCGTGAAGCGAACACCGAAGGCGGGATCTTCCCGGCGATCTTCGGCACCGTGATGATGACCCTGATCATGGCGATGATCGTGACCCCGTTCGGCGTGCTGGCGGCGGTGTACCTGCGTGAATACGCCAAGCAGAACGCCCTGACCCGAATCATTCGCATCGCGGTGAACAACCTCGCCGGCGTTCCGGCCATTGTTTACGGGGTGTTCGGTCTGGGCTTCTTCGTTTACGTGCTGGGTGGCTCGGTCGACCGTCTGTTCTTCCCTGAAGCGCTGCCGGCCCCGACCTTCGGTACACCGGGCCTGCTCTGGGCGTCGTTGACCCTCGCGCTGCTAGCGGTACCGGTGGTGATCGTGGCGACCGAGGAGGGGCTGGCGCGTATCCCGCGTACTGTCCGCGAAGGCTCGCTGGCACTGGGCGCAACCAAGGCCGAGACGCTGTGGAAAATCGTCCTGCCGATGGCCAGCCCGGCGATGATGACCGGCATGATCCTCGCCGTGGCCCGCGCCGCCGGTGAAGTAGCACCGCTGATGCTGGTGGGTGTGGTGAAACTGGCACCGTCGCTGCCGCTGGACGGCAACTACCCGTACCTGCACCTGGACCAGAAGATCATGCACCTGGGCTTCCATATTTATGACGTCGGCTTCCAGAGCCCGAACGTCGAGGCGGCCCGTCCGCTGGTGTACGCCACGGCGCTGCTGCTGGTGCTGGTGATCGCCACGTTGAACCTGTCGGCAGTGTGGATTCGTAACCACCTGCGCGAAAAATACAAAGCGCTGGACAGCTAA
- a CDS encoding ABC transporter permease subunit, translating into MQDAGKPLMISLEEQNQVAMRVSDKGQALFFDIDNGAELKRVDLPLPAGTTVTSIGEDQPGHPLVAVGLSNGQALVFRHTYKVSYPEGKKTITPAIEYPYGNTPIAVNESGGALEHVSLNATDSTLMLVGSTGSQLNVLALTSEENMMTGEVTNEQKRIDLPQMTEPVKNIFVDPRQQWLYVVNGRAQADVFSLRDKSLNGRYKLLENADAEVTASTQLVGGISLIIGDSKGGLAQWFMARDTDGELRLKQIRTFQMGTTPIVEITAEERRKGFVALDASGKLGVFHSTAHRTLLVEPVAEGQGLFGLSPRANRVIVEAGGKLQPLLLDNPHPEVSWSALWSKVWYENYDEPKYVWQSTAANTDFEPKLSLSPLTFGTLKAAFYAMLLAAPLAVAAAIYTAYFMAPGMRRKVKPVIELMEAMPTVILGFFAGLFLAPYVEGHLPGIFSLLMLLPIGILVAGFTFSRLPESIRLKVPDGWESALLIPVILFVGWLSLYMSPFMENWFFGGDMRMWISHDLGITYDQRNALVVGLAMGFAVIPNIYSIAEDAVFSVPRGLTLGSLALGATPWQTMTRVVILTASPGIFSALMIGMGRAVGETMIVLMATGNTPVMEMNLFEGLRTLAANVAVEMPESEVGGSHYRVLFLSALVLLLFTFVMNTLAELIRQRLRKKYSSL; encoded by the coding sequence ATGCAGGACGCCGGCAAGCCGCTGATGATTTCGCTCGAAGAGCAGAATCAGGTGGCGATGCGCGTTTCCGACAAGGGCCAGGCACTGTTCTTCGACATCGACAATGGCGCTGAATTGAAGCGCGTCGATCTGCCGCTTCCGGCAGGCACTACCGTCACCTCCATCGGTGAAGACCAGCCAGGTCATCCGCTGGTGGCCGTGGGTCTGTCCAACGGCCAGGCGCTGGTGTTCCGTCACACCTATAAAGTCAGCTACCCGGAAGGCAAGAAAACCATCACCCCGGCCATCGAATACCCGTACGGCAACACGCCGATCGCGGTGAACGAGAGCGGCGGGGCGCTGGAGCACGTGAGCCTCAACGCCACCGATTCGACCCTGATGCTGGTGGGCTCGACCGGTTCGCAACTCAACGTGTTGGCGCTGACCAGCGAAGAAAACATGATGACCGGCGAAGTCACCAACGAGCAGAAGCGTATCGATCTGCCGCAGATGACCGAGCCGGTGAAAAACATCTTCGTCGACCCGCGCCAGCAATGGCTGTACGTGGTCAACGGGCGTGCCCAGGCCGATGTGTTCAGCTTGCGCGACAAGAGTCTCAACGGTCGCTACAAGCTGCTGGAAAATGCCGATGCCGAAGTCACCGCGAGCACCCAACTGGTGGGCGGCATCTCGCTGATCATCGGTGATTCCAAGGGTGGTCTGGCCCAGTGGTTCATGGCCCGCGACACCGATGGCGAGCTGCGCCTGAAGCAAATCCGCACCTTCCAGATGGGCACCACGCCGATCGTTGAAATCACTGCCGAAGAGCGTCGTAAAGGCTTCGTTGCCCTCGATGCGTCCGGCAAGCTCGGCGTGTTCCACAGTACCGCGCACCGCACGTTGCTGGTCGAGCCGGTCGCCGAAGGGCAGGGCCTGTTCGGTCTGTCGCCGCGCGCCAACCGGGTGATCGTCGAAGCTGGCGGCAAGCTGCAACCGCTGCTGCTCGACAACCCGCACCCGGAAGTGTCGTGGAGTGCGCTGTGGAGCAAGGTCTGGTACGAGAACTACGACGAGCCTAAATACGTCTGGCAATCGACCGCAGCCAACACCGATTTCGAACCGAAGCTGAGCCTCTCGCCACTGACCTTCGGCACCCTGAAAGCCGCGTTCTACGCGATGCTGCTGGCGGCACCGCTGGCCGTTGCCGCCGCGATCTACACCGCCTACTTCATGGCCCCGGGCATGCGCCGCAAGGTCAAACCGGTGATCGAGCTGATGGAGGCGATGCCAACGGTGATTCTCGGCTTCTTCGCCGGTCTGTTCCTCGCGCCGTATGTGGAAGGGCATCTGCCGGGCATCTTCAGCCTGCTGATGCTGCTGCCGATCGGCATTCTGGTCGCCGGTTTCACCTTCAGCCGCCTGCCTGAGTCGATCCGCCTGAAAGTTCCGGACGGTTGGGAAAGTGCGCTGCTGATTCCGGTGATCCTGTTTGTGGGCTGGCTGTCGCTGTACATGAGCCCGTTCATGGAGAACTGGTTCTTCGGTGGTGACATGCGCATGTGGATCTCCCACGACCTGGGCATCACCTACGACCAGCGCAACGCTCTGGTGGTCGGTCTGGCCATGGGCTTTGCGGTGATCCCGAACATCTACTCGATCGCCGAAGACGCCGTGTTCAGCGTGCCGCGTGGCCTGACCCTCGGCTCCCTGGCCCTCGGTGCCACGCCGTGGCAGACCATGACCCGCGTGGTGATCCTTACCGCCAGCCCGGGCATCTTCTCGGCGCTGATGATCGGCATGGGCCGTGCGGTCGGGGAAACCATGATCGTGCTGATGGCCACGGGTAACACCCCGGTCATGGAAATGAACCTGTTCGAAGGCCTGCGCACCCTGGCCGCCAACGTCGCGGTGGAAATGCCAGAGTCGGAAGTCGGCGGCAGCCACTACCGCGTGCTGTTCCTCTCGGCGCTGGTGCTGCTGTTGTTCACCTTCGTCATGAACACCCTGGCAGAACTGATTCGTCAGCGTCTGCGCAAGAAATACTCGTCGCTTTAA
- a CDS encoding phosphate ABC transporter substrate-binding protein PstS, with the protein MKLKRLMAAMTFVAAGVATANAFAAVDPAIPSYTKTTGVSGNLSSVGSDTLANLMTLWAENYKKEYPNVNIQIQAAGSATAPPALTEGTSNLGPMSRKMKDTELAAFEQKYGYKPTAIPVAVDALAVFVHKDNPIQHLTMEQVDAIFSSTRLCGAKADVKTWGDLGVTGDLANKPVQLFGRNSVSGTYGYFKEEALCKGDYKPNVNEQPGSASVVQSISSSLNGIGYSGIGYKTASVKTVALAKKGSTEFIEDSEENALNGKYPLSRFLYVYVNKAPNKPLAPLEAEFVKLVLSKQGQEVVVKDGYIPLPAKVAAKALADLGLQEGGAEVAKK; encoded by the coding sequence ATGAAACTGAAGCGTTTGATGGCGGCAATGACGTTTGTCGCTGCTGGCGTTGCGACCGCCAACGCGTTCGCCGCTGTTGACCCTGCTATCCCGAGCTACACCAAGACCACTGGTGTGTCGGGCAACTTGTCCAGCGTTGGTTCCGACACTCTGGCCAACCTCATGACCCTGTGGGCTGAGAACTACAAAAAAGAATACCCGAACGTAAATATCCAGATTCAGGCCGCTGGCTCCGCCACTGCGCCACCTGCGCTGACTGAAGGCACCTCCAACCTGGGCCCGATGAGCCGCAAGATGAAGGACACCGAACTGGCGGCCTTCGAGCAGAAGTACGGCTACAAGCCAACCGCTATCCCGGTTGCCGTGGACGCCCTGGCGGTATTCGTACACAAGGACAACCCGATCCAGCACCTGACCATGGAACAGGTTGACGCGATCTTCTCGTCCACTCGTCTGTGCGGCGCCAAAGCCGACGTGAAAACCTGGGGCGACCTGGGCGTGACCGGCGACCTGGCCAACAAGCCGGTGCAACTGTTCGGTCGTAACTCGGTATCCGGCACCTATGGCTACTTCAAGGAAGAAGCCCTGTGCAAAGGCGACTACAAGCCAAACGTCAACGAACAACCAGGTTCGGCTTCGGTCGTGCAGTCGATCAGCTCCTCGCTGAACGGCATCGGTTACTCGGGCATCGGTTACAAGACCGCTAGCGTGAAAACCGTAGCGCTGGCCAAAAAAGGCAGCACCGAGTTCATCGAAGACTCGGAAGAAAACGCCCTGAACGGCAAGTACCCGCTGTCCCGTTTCCTGTACGTCTACGTCAACAAGGCCCCGAACAAGCCTCTGGCCCCGCTGGAAGCCGAGTTCGTGAAACTGGTTCTGTCCAAACAGGGTCAGGAAGTTGTAGTGAAAGACGGCTACATCCCTCTGCCAGCCAAGGTTGCTGCAAAAGCACTGGCTGACCTGGGTCTGCAGGAAGGCGGCGCTGAAGTCGCAAAAAAGTAA
- a CDS encoding MFS transporter: MTTAPSSLAQPEQPARPLTRNDYKTLSLSALGGALEFYDFIIFVFFATVVGKLFFPADMPEWLRLMQTFGIFAAGYLARPLGGIVMAHFGDLLGRKKMFTLSIFMMAVPTLIMGLLPTYAQIGLWAPILLLLMRVIQGAAIGGEVPGAWVFVSEHVPQKHVGYACGTLTSGLTAGILLGSLVATAINSLYTPLEVADYAWRIPFLLGGVFGLFSVYLRRWLHETPVFAELQLRKALAEEVPLRAVLRDHRGAIAISMLLTWLLSAGIVVVILMTPTVLQTVYHFSPTVALQSNSLAIVFLSFGCIISGALADRFGAGRVFVFGCLGLLISSWTFYHSLADHPNWLFPLYALTGLLVGTIGAVPYVMVKAFPPVVRFSGLSFSYNVAYAIFGGLTPMVVSLLLKESAMGPAYYVAVLCAMGILVGAWLWKKGR, encoded by the coding sequence ATGACCACAGCGCCTTCGAGCCTCGCGCAGCCCGAGCAACCTGCACGACCCCTGACCCGCAATGACTACAAGACTCTGTCGCTATCGGCCCTGGGCGGTGCGCTGGAGTTTTACGATTTCATCATTTTCGTGTTCTTCGCCACCGTGGTCGGCAAGCTGTTCTTCCCGGCCGACATGCCCGAATGGCTGCGCCTGATGCAGACCTTCGGCATTTTCGCCGCCGGTTACCTCGCGCGGCCGCTGGGCGGCATCGTCATGGCGCACTTCGGCGACCTGCTGGGGCGCAAGAAAATGTTCACCCTGAGCATTTTCATGATGGCCGTGCCGACCCTGATCATGGGCCTGCTGCCGACTTACGCGCAGATCGGCCTGTGGGCACCGATCCTGCTGTTGCTGATGCGGGTGATCCAGGGCGCGGCGATTGGCGGGGAAGTGCCGGGGGCATGGGTCTTCGTTTCCGAACACGTGCCGCAAAAGCACGTCGGCTATGCCTGCGGCACGCTGACCAGCGGCCTGACGGCGGGCATCCTCCTGGGTTCGCTGGTCGCCACCGCGATCAACAGCCTCTACACACCGCTGGAAGTTGCGGATTACGCCTGGCGGATTCCGTTCCTGCTCGGTGGCGTATTCGGCCTGTTCTCGGTCTACCTGCGCCGCTGGCTGCACGAAACCCCGGTGTTCGCCGAGCTGCAACTGCGCAAGGCGCTGGCCGAAGAAGTGCCGCTGCGCGCGGTGCTGCGTGACCATCGCGGGGCGATTGCGATCTCGATGCTGCTGACCTGGTTACTGTCGGCCGGGATCGTCGTGGTGATCCTGATGACCCCGACCGTGCTGCAGACGGTCTATCACTTCTCGCCGACGGTGGCGCTGCAATCCAACAGCCTGGCGATCGTGTTCCTGAGCTTTGGCTGCATCATCTCCGGCGCCCTGGCGGATCGCTTCGGCGCCGGCCGGGTGTTTGTCTTCGGTTGCCTGGGCTTGCTGATCAGCTCCTGGACCTTCTATCACAGCCTCGCCGATCACCCGAACTGGCTGTTCCCGCTGTATGCCCTGACCGGTTTGCTGGTCGGTACCATCGGTGCGGTGCCGTATGTGATGGTCAAGGCATTCCCGCCAGTGGTGCGCTTCAGCGGGCTGTCGTTCTCGTACAACGTGGCTTACGCGATCTTCGGTGGCCTGACACCGATGGTGGTGAGTCTGCTGTTGAAAGAAAGCGCGATGGGGCCTGCCTACTATGTAGCGGTGCTTTGCGCGATGGGGATTCTGGTCGGTGCCTGGCTGTGGAAAAAGGGGCGCTGA
- a CDS encoding acyl-CoA thioesterase yields the protein MIELEQEDPIPQGDLALQITALPRETNGFGDIFGGWLVAQMDLAGTAMASRVAGGRVATVAIDRMAFLVPVAVGAQLSFYTQTLEIGRSSIQMMVEVWSDDPLSSEWRKVTEAVFVFVAIDGSGRTRSVPPRAR from the coding sequence ATGATAGAGCTCGAACAAGAAGATCCGATCCCGCAAGGCGACCTGGCCCTGCAAATTACCGCACTCCCCCGCGAAACCAACGGCTTTGGCGATATTTTCGGCGGCTGGCTGGTGGCGCAGATGGATCTGGCGGGCACCGCGATGGCCAGCCGCGTTGCCGGTGGCCGTGTGGCGACCGTGGCCATCGACCGCATGGCATTTCTGGTGCCGGTCGCGGTGGGCGCGCAATTGTCCTTTTATACCCAGACCCTGGAAATCGGTCGCAGCTCGATCCAGATGATGGTCGAAGTCTGGAGCGACGATCCGCTGTCCAGCGAGTGGCGTAAAGTGACCGAAGCAGTGTTCGTCTTCGTCGCCATCGACGGCAGCGGTCGCACCCGTTCGGTGCCACCACGCGCGCGTTAA
- a CDS encoding D-hexose-6-phosphate mutarotase: MNTPNVEAVKLDELNCWRIRHGQAEVLVAQQGAHILSYQIDGQPPIIWLNDKAVFKTGKSIRAGVPVCWPWFGKFERNPQSVQAMYTGEQPAPAHGLVRAMDWELGGIESEADGVKVEFKLPYPEGGLPGWPHQVDLTLTLHLSEQLSFSLTSHNRGSDTVSLSQALHTYFAVSDVRNVHVDGVNGLNYIETLDDWKTNTQQGDLHFAGETDRIYLDAPPQLSIVDAAWERRIVLTATGSRTAVIWNPWIDRAAALTDMDNDGWQRMLCIETANVMDDVVTLAPSASHTMGVSIDSKPL; the protein is encoded by the coding sequence ATGAACACGCCCAACGTTGAAGCCGTGAAACTGGATGAACTGAACTGCTGGCGCATCCGCCACGGTCAGGCCGAAGTGCTGGTCGCCCAGCAAGGCGCGCACATCCTCAGTTATCAGATCGACGGCCAGCCGCCGATCATCTGGCTCAACGACAAGGCCGTGTTCAAGACCGGCAAAAGCATCCGCGCCGGTGTGCCGGTGTGCTGGCCTTGGTTCGGCAAGTTCGAACGCAACCCGCAGAGCGTGCAGGCCATGTACACCGGCGAGCAACCGGCACCCGCGCACGGTCTGGTGCGGGCGATGGATTGGGAGTTGGGCGGCATCGAATCAGAGGCTGACGGCGTCAAGGTCGAATTCAAGCTGCCCTACCCCGAAGGTGGCCTGCCGGGCTGGCCGCATCAGGTCGATCTGACCCTGACCTTGCATCTGTCCGAGCAACTGAGCTTCAGCCTGACCAGCCACAACCGTGGCAGTGACACCGTCAGCCTGAGCCAGGCGCTGCACACTTACTTCGCGGTCAGTGACGTGCGCAATGTGCACGTCGATGGCGTGAATGGTTTGAATTACATCGAGACGCTGGATGACTGGAAAACCAACACCCAGCAAGGCGATCTGCATTTTGCCGGTGAGACCGACCGCATCTACCTCGATGCTCCACCACAGTTGAGCATTGTCGACGCGGCTTGGGAACGACGCATTGTGCTGACGGCTACCGGTTCGCGCACCGCCGTGATCTGGAACCCGTGGATCGACCGCGCGGCGGCACTGACCGACATGGACAACGATGGCTGGCAGCGCATGTTGTGCATCGAGACGGCGAATGTGATGGATGACGTGGTGACTTTGGCACCGAGCGCCAGTCACACCATGGGCGTCAGCATCGACAGCAAACCGCTTTAA
- a CDS encoding DUF3299 domain-containing protein, translating to MRRLLLTLLLLGSGLAHAGELPETDWLELMPKSDQKALEAMPEIDHNSPEATGTFTQKGGMKQAKGLPAVMYSTKTVASMNDKHIRIGGYPVPLESDAKGRSTLFFLVPYPGACIHVPPPPPNQLVLVRYPKGLKLDDIYTPLWVTGTLKIEKVSNDLADAAYALEADKVRVVQESDL from the coding sequence ATGCGCCGTCTTTTGTTGACTCTCCTTTTGCTGGGCAGCGGTCTGGCCCACGCCGGCGAACTGCCGGAAACCGACTGGCTGGAACTGATGCCCAAGTCGGACCAGAAAGCCCTCGAGGCCATGCCCGAAATCGACCACAACTCCCCGGAAGCCACCGGCACCTTCACCCAGAAGGGCGGGATGAAGCAGGCCAAGGGCCTGCCGGCAGTGATGTATTCGACCAAGACCGTGGCGTCGATGAACGACAAGCACATCCGCATCGGTGGTTACCCGGTGCCGCTGGAGTCCGATGCCAAGGGCCGCAGCACGCTGTTCTTCCTCGTGCCGTACCCGGGCGCATGCATCCACGTGCCGCCACCGCCGCCGAATCAGCTGGTGCTGGTGCGTTATCCCAAAGGCTTGAAGCTGGATGATATCTACACGCCGCTGTGGGTCACCGGCACGCTGAAGATCGAGAAGGTCAGCAATGATCTGGCCGATGCGGCGTACGCGCTGGAAGCGGACAAGGTGCGGGTGGTGCAAGAGTCTGATCTCTAA
- a CDS encoding GlsB/YeaQ/YmgE family stress response membrane protein produces MGIIGTIFIGLIVGLLARFLKPGDDSMGWIMTILLGIGGSLAATYGGQALGIYQAGQGAGFIGALVGAVVLLVIYGLIKKN; encoded by the coding sequence ATGGGAATTATCGGAACCATCTTTATCGGCTTGATCGTCGGCCTGCTGGCACGCTTCCTTAAGCCGGGCGATGACAGCATGGGCTGGATCATGACCATCCTCCTCGGTATCGGCGGTTCGCTGGCAGCCACTTACGGCGGCCAGGCCCTGGGTATCTATCAGGCAGGTCAGGGCGCAGGCTTCATCGGCGCACTGGTCGGCGCGGTCGTGCTGCTGGTGATCTACGGCCTGATCAAAAAGAACTGA